DNA from Colletotrichum higginsianum IMI 349063 chromosome 7 map unlocalized unitig_7, whole genome shotgun sequence:
AGAGGTCTGTTCCTCAGCACTGATCATCGGCTAATCGAAGCAAGTAGAAACGTCGGGAGGTTTCTCGCTGCAGTGGACTAGGACTTGAGGTCAGCCAAGCACCTGGCCTTAGATGATATCTCGTTCCATACCTTTCTCGTGGAGGCACAAGCAAGTTCCAAGAAGCAGCTTTCCTCTGTGATTGTCCTCTCGAACCAAAAAGGAACAACATCAAACGAGCTCATGGAGTGCTGTCCTGACTTATTCTTCACCCCATATCCTGCCCCTGTTCGATGCAAGTACGTGCTTCGGAGATGGGCAACCAAGCATTCGGATGGTCTCCGTGGTGGCTGCGCGACTTCATGAGCTTTCTCGTAAGTATGAATTGCGAAAACCGATGTATTCGGTAGCAGCCTCAGAAGCAGTCAGCAAGCTCCATAGCAGCTATCTTGTCCCGGAAGTCTTGAGAGACGGCCCTCCGCACCTCGTCGGGGCTGGCCATGTCGGCCCTCGAGCATTCTTCCTGGATCTGGGCCTGCAGGACGGCCAGCTCCGCTTTCATGGTATAGTTCTGCGCCTGCGCGCTCTTGAGCGCGTCGAGCTTGCTCTGGATCTCGTACCGCAGCTCGTGTAGGTGCGCCGACACCCGGCGCAGCACACGGTTGTGCTTGCGCTGGCGCATCGCGAGCTCTTCCGCCGCCTTCTTTTGCAGCAGGTGGTCGACCGTCAGGCGAATCTCGCGCAGCTCCATTTTGGCGcgctcgatggcgccgcgcATCCCGTCGTTCTCGCGGGCTAGCTCCGCGTCCTGCGCCTTCCAGCGCGTCACCGTCTGCCAGCGCTGCGAGATGATGAGCTGGGCGTTCTGCGGGGCAACGCCGGCGACACGGCGCGAGCCGGGGGCGTgaagggcctcgaggacctccaCGTCGGTGTAGGCGTGTCTGCGCTCGCTCGAGGTAGTGGACGGGACTGAGTGCTCGGTGACCGTCTCAAGGGGCGCGATGGAATCGTTGGCCTCGCGGAACTCGATCTTGCGAAAGTTGCGTGCGGCTATGGGATCCATGCGATCAAACAGACCGAACCACCAATTGCGCATCTTGCGCTTCAGATTGACGCCTGTCCGAGGTTAGAGATTGGAGGTTCGGTGATCCCGGGGGGGGCTCACCAGGAGGACAGTAGATAATAGAGGGCTCCGTATCAACGGAGTAGCAGGGCGTGATCCAGCCGCCATCGTTTATATCTCGCTGGAGCTCAAATGTGACGGCGAGacggtcgacctcgacgtgTCCCTGACTGTCCTCCAAGGGGGACGGCGGACGCATGCGTACAGCCTGGACGGCGATCAGTTAGTTCCAACGTCCAGAAAGAAGACTCCAAACGAGATATACATCATCGGCCATGTACACCTGATTCTCCTTCGGGTCCTTCTTGGCACAACCCTCGGCTAAGAGGCGGAAGGTGCAAGGGGAAATTCGTCCGGACGCAGGatcgccttcgtcgtccgAGACATCGTATTCCTTTGCTGCAGGCCAGTGAGCATCGATTCCAATCACAAGTCAAAGACAGACTTACCGAAATCGCGGTTTGGGTCGAAAGGCTGCTTGTAGATGGACTCGGTGGCCTCGTCATTGGGCGGCAGGTAGTCTTCGAACTTGAAGCCCTCAAACTTAGGCGAGATGTGGAGGAATCTGGGGCGAGGGACATTGTAGGCTGTCTTCCTGTCCACGGCAGCGGGAGCGTACTCCTTTGCGGCCATACTAACTTCCTTGAGCATCCTATGTGAAGTCAGTACTCCGCAACATACAGTGTCTCGGGCAAATTGACTTGGTGAGATCCTCCGCTTCCCATCTCCCGTCCCCATGGGGGCTAGGAGCCGTTGTGGGTTCATTGGCAGGGGAAGACTGTGCCGTGGTGGCCCTGAAGACACCCGTTAGAAAATGTCGAATAGGAGCCGTGAAATGAAGAGGAAACTCACAGTTGAGACTGGCTGCGTCTATGAACACCAAGGTCAATAGCATTTCCTTTACTTCCTGACGATGAGTGTGGTCGCTGCTCTACGGAGTGGTCAGGCAGGCCAGTGACGGCTTTCTCATCCTGCTGCACTCGTATAGCGGCCTCGTATGCCTTAACCTCCATCCAAGATCGAAGAGTATCGTTTGTCTGCATGAGGGAGCCGCGCATCGCGCCGTatgccatcatcatcgaaTCCGACATCTTCCACGTCTTCGAGTACGGGTGACCGGCCGAGCAGCCGGGCAGTCTGGGACTGGGATCATCGGGACCATAATCGACGAGATTGCTCTGGAAAATGGACCAATCTTTAGTTGTCGGGAAGCCATTGCTCTTGTTGCTGTCCTTGGTGCTGTCCTCTCGACTTTTCGCAACTGGAGAATAGTCAGCCCCTGTTCTAATACTTTCGGAGGAGTAGTCGAGATCCATATGAGACAGGCAGGGACGAGAGGAGCTTGCGGGACAGAGATGGCATCATGGCAACGGCAGCAAAAGGTGAATTATGAAACTTCACTACCTAATGGCCTAGGGCGACTCGAAGCAGGTAGGCAATAGGCGTTTTATACCTTCGTGAATTGAGCTCGAGTACGACCCTGAGTCGGTGGTGTCATACTCGGCATAGAATCCATGGTAACCGAAGCGAATCACAGTCTCTGGGGCTTTTGTTGGCGTTAGAACCATAGGAATAAGGTGAGGGGTGGGTTGAGACAGACTTGAAGCACGGTCGAGGTCCTGCAGGTTGTTGTCCTGCTCCCAATTGCCGTACAGAACCGTGTCCGCCGTGCCGTTCGTAATAGCCCCTTGCCGGGTTCCATGAGGACCGACGTTGGAGGCTGTTTGCTCATACTCTGTGAGCTTGTGGTTTTTGACCTGTTGATCCTCGAGAAAACCATCTTCATCGTACTTCGGCGTGTCGTTCCCAGAAGCCTGCGGAGGCTCCTGCGAGGCCTCCTCGATTGTCGAAAGACGATGAGGCGTATGGTCTTGAATACCATTATCCTTGTTGGATTCGGCTGTCCATAAAATCAGAAACTGAAGCATTTGGCATCATAAAGGCGTCATGGATTTTGAGCACTTACTTGACTCCGCCATCGAGTGCTGGGTTGTCCGCTCACGCCGAGGGAATAAGAGAGACAATGGCGAGAAACTCTTGGGAGTAGCAGATCTCTTCGATTTCTTCAAGGAAATTGTTGTCTTCAACAGCAGGCCTGTGAGAAAGATTGAGTGAGCAAGTTTTAGTTGATGAGATGAAACCTCGTGATGAGTGTTCTGATCGAGCGAAAAGCGACGATGAGCCGAATTTTTCAAACTCCCGAAACTGgggttttttcttcttcgatGACTCGAGGATACAAAAAAGGTATTGAGTATGGAAAACCCTGGATATAAACAAACGagcagaaggaagagaaggagatAAGTGGTCCGAGTGGGAGAGTGTACCGGAGGAGAGAATTGTAAGATCCAGGGAAAGGTACTAGGGCAGTGGGGGTTTCTTTACCCTTACAGGCTTTTGCCACTGATTGGAGATTAAATCGTGAGCTGCCCTTGCTCTTGTCTTTTTTCTTTGACATCTGGTTGCGACGCTGTTGTCGTTAACGACCAAGCAAGATGCCTTCGAACGGTGAGTTAGGTTGTGAATGGTGTGGGTGAGAACGAGACGCCAGGCTGCGCAAGATGTAAGTCTGAGTTGGTTGCAATACAGAGAGGCCAGATAGGCcaaaaagaaagggggaaaaaaggaatCATCCAAAATATCACCTAAGGTTGAGTAGAATAAAGATATTTCATATAAGAGCTCTTGTGTGTCAAGTGCTTTCCAAGTCTGGCTGAAGCGTGTAAGTGCGGAGATCAGGGCACCATGTCTGTCAACTCCCCCAGGGGAACACGCAGCATCCTGAAcacaaaacaaaacaaaggGCAGATACAAAGCATGCATTGCATATCCTTTAGCAGAGCATGGCGTAGCAGGAACCCCAGCAAGTAAGGCTAACATAGTTATGCCTAATAGGTACTTTATCAACAACCAACCCACCGCCTTATTAACATCAAAAGAGTCAGGACTGTTGTTTAGTCAAGCTTGACATCTAGGTTGTACACTAAAGGCCTCCGTGAACAGTAACACTGTTTATGCACAGTTTTATACATTATCTATACCATCAGAAAGAGGCAGGTCACAGAAGGTCTTGCGTCAACCACTCCGCCAATCATCTCAATACTACACCCATAATGTCATGCTGCCCTGTAAATAATCCTCGCCATATCATAGCCATGACCAAACAAGACTGACCATGGCTGCTGATGCTTACAAGCACGTTTTTAACGCCAACCACCAAATTTCacttcttgcccttgcctTTAGCAGCTGTTGCCTTGCCACTGGGCCGGCCCTTCTTAGGCTTGACACCTGCATCGTcaccatcctcgtcatccgcTTTGGCTTTCTTAGTGGCCCTCTTGGCCTTGGGCTTCGGCTGCTTGATGTACTTATCCCCCTTCAAGTCGAGCTGGTCATCTTCAGCAGGCTCAGCAGGCTCAGcaacatcgacatcgtcgtcttcttcaatCGCTTCTTCAAGGTCGGGAGCCTGCTTcgcggccttcttcggctcCATAACATTGCTGGCCTTCATGAAGGGAATGGGATGAGACATGGCGTTGTAACTGTAATGCTGTTAGCATCATAAAGTGTGGCAGAGAAGCTTTTACTTACGTTCGAGTGAATgccgccttcgtcttcgACTCAATGTCAGCGCGACCCTCAGCTTGAGGACCAACACCAAGCTCTTGAATCGCGTCGAAGTCGTCCCGTGTCAGATAGTAGCTATCCATCAGCGCGATGATTTCGTCAACGGAATCCTTGCCTTCGACAGACAAGCGGCGGACCGTCTGGTCCCAGAGTACAGGCAAGTATTGCTGGCGGATCTCGTTGGCATCGCCTGAAGACCGGAGTCTCATGTGAGAATGCAGCTCACGGACATATCGACCGAGCTTGCCAGTCTTGCTATTGTTGCCGAGCCAGGAAGTGAAGTTGGAACCCATGAGCTGGCCAGCCACGAAGCTTGAGGGCCGAACTGTACTGAAGATTGCGTGTGTGGGCATCAGACTCCATTGCTGCTGAGGCCCGTGAATCATACGGTCGACCAGGTCGCCATCGCTGATACTCTCGGCCGCCTGGTCCACAAGTTCGAGGTATTTGAGGTTCTCTTCCCGCTTGTTGTAACCTCTGTTGTTGAGTGCCATTGGCTTCGTCCTGAGATAGTTCTCCTGGATCATGAGGTAACTGAACTCGTGGTCGTTGAAATAGAGCTCGATCTTTTCGTTCAGGGTAGTCTTGCTTGCTGGAGCGAACAATCCGCCACCCAGCATCTTCTGGCAGATGTCCCATGGCTTGAGAATGACGTGCTTCTCCCATGCCTTCGACATGGCCTTGCCTTTGTCGAAATCCATAGATGCTTGGTCGAGCTTGGCGGTGGAGATCATGTTGATGATCTGGCGGATGTCCTTGTTGCTGCCCTCAATCAGAGCATCAATGACTTGGACAGGGAGCTTCAGCCCTTCGCGGTGGCAGATGGTCATGATGCGGGATCGGACCTGCTCTACCGTTGGTCGTCGGAAGGGAACATCCATAGCCACAAAGTCGAAAGGCTTCATCTTTGGCAGCTTACGCTCATTGCAGATGAGAATGAGGGGTATCTCGGTCTTCTTGCAGAATTTGGCTAGGGCACCAACACCGCCACGATCTCCTGCTGACATTCCATCGACTTCATCCATGATCAGAACGAtgtttttctttcccccatcgaccttcttgccgtctccggcgaagaagccgagaAGCGACGTGTTATTCATGACATCACTGACACCATTTTCGACAAGTTTCTTGCTGCGGGTGTCACTGGCGTTGCTCTCGATGACATCGAATCCAGCCAGTTTGGCCGCCAGGTGGGCTGAAGTCGTCTTGCCGATACCTGGGGGGCCtgagatgatgatggatcGCGTGGCGCCCATACCGTCCGCCCCACGCCTCTGAAAATCGTACTTCTTTGCCTTGTGCCAATTTTCGAGCCAGGCCTGAATTTTCTCGACCTGCGCCTTGTTGCCACAAATGTGGTTGATTTGGGTTGGTGCATACTTGGAGGTCCAGAGCTGCACTGGGGCCGCGGTCGGAGTCGTTGGTGCGGCGGTCCCGCGCGCAGCCGCTGCTTGCTTGGCCGCCTTCTCTGCTGCGGCCTTTCTGGCCTTCTCTTCTTGCTCCATTTCCAGAGCTTGCCTCTTGATGGCTTcttcgtccttcttcttcttctctcgaGCCTTCTCCGCACCTTTGCCGCTACCGCCGTAGGCGGGCAGTCGTCTAATGAGTTCGAACAGGCCTTCCTCGTTGATGGTTTTGATTTTCATGTCTCTGATCTTCTTCAACTTGCTGGGGCCTGCGTCGTCTCCAAGAACAACATAACTGGTCTTGCTGCTGGGTGCTCCGGTGACTTTGCCGCCATATTTCTTGACCAGCGTCTGGCCCTCCTCGCGGCCGATGGTTTGAAGAACACCAGTGAACACAAAGGTCAGTCCCGAAAGACactcctcctcgccctcgggcaATTCGACAGAGCCGGCATTCGGAGGCACTGCACTGCTATTTCCGCCAGAGCCAGCGTTCTTCCTCCAGTCGAACTTTGCGTCCGGATCCTTGGCAGGAGGTGTAGGGGGCCGAACGGTAGGGATGTCATTCAGAATCGATTGGTACGCCGAATCTTCGGGTTCATCTGCCTTCTTGGCTCGGGGAGCACGTGGCTTGGCAGGGGCCTTCTTTTTCGGTGGCTGATCCTCCTCGGACTCctcttcatcgtcttcggGGGTCTTGCGTCTCTTCGCACCCGCCGTCGCTCTGGTGCTCTTGATTGGGGTCGCGGCGACAGCACTTCGGGAAGCCACGCGTTTCGGCTTTGGTAACAGATCGTCTTCACTTTCATCCTCGGCATAGTCGTCGTTCTTCCGCTTGTTTCGGCCTTTGACATCGGCAGCGAAtatgtcgtcgtcctcctcgtcaccatcatctttgtaggcatcggcgtcgtcgtccgactCGAGCTTTGTATACGTTGTGGTACCTCGCTTTTTGATCGCCGCACTCCCGTTCTGGGCGGGTTCTGCCGGTTTCGCAGTCGTCTTCTTGTTGCGTGGGCTAGTCCGAATCTCAACCTCGTTTTTCACTTTGGTGGTTTGGTCTGCTTTTGTAGCGGGTGCAGATCTGGAAGCCTTAGCAGGCTTCGAAAAGTAATCGCTGGCTGTAGTCTCGGTTCCATTTACAGCCTCGGCTCTACAATGATTGTTAGCTACGCGGTGTTAGAATTGAACCAGTCATTTTATGTacttggtcttcttcttgtcaGCAGCTTTCACTGCCGGCTTCCTGTATGATAGTCAGCAAGATGGCTTGAGGCAAACAAGTTGGTTGTCGACTCACGGTGCAGGAACAGgttcatcgtcgtcgtcactgTCCTCAACGACTTTCCTGTTTCTTCGACCCTTGACAggctcctcgaccttcttcGCTGGAGGCTTGGGGGCTGCACCTCCCTTTGGCCCAAAAAAGGACCGAATGTCAGGCATTGTGTGATGTGTGACACTGATCTTGTAGCTGAACGGTCGTCGGGCGAGTTTTGTAGGCTTATGTCGACCGctgcgctgctgctgctgctgcctggGGAAGGGATGAAGAGGGCCAGAGGAGATCGTCGTGCCGATGCCTGGGATGCATGCACGTAATGGATTTCCATGGCTGCGACGCGAAAGTGACGCGAGCAGGCAGGCTCTCCATTTAGCCAAAGTGGATCCATGTGGCACAGCACCCGGGAGAGCTCCAGCCTCATTATAACTAGCGCCCAATTTCTCAGGCCACATCAGCCACACCCTTGTCGCCGTGAAGCTAGGGACATTTTTTTGGGGATCCCATCATCAACGACGGTCAACGGCAAAGTCGCAAACATGAGGCCCAACGCTCCTACGGCGCTTCTCAGCGCTTTTCAAGGCCTCAGGATATCTGCGACGCCATCCTTCAGACCGCTTGGTGCTGCGATCCGACCCCAATTGACGAAGCCGCTGGTCGCATCTCAGATCCTCCGCGATGTCCGCCCATTCTCCTCGACGCCTGCGAGGCAAGGCAACTGGCTCGAACCCTCGATCGACCgaacgaagaagatgatgaaaGGACGGCCCCGTGTGGCCACTGGAGGTTCAACCAAGGGCACAACCGTTATCTGGGGTGACTATGGTCTTCGAATGAAGGATCATCACCGCAGAATCAGCGCCAAGCAGCTCAAGAACGCGGAGGACACGATTAAGATGAGATTGCGTGGTCAGAAATACCGACTGTACAAGAGAGTATGCTGCAACGTTGGTGTTTACGTGTCGGGTAACGAGGTAAGATAGATCATGGGCGGTATGCGGTGATGCATAGATGTTAACGTTGAGTTAGATGCGTATGGGTAAGGGAAAGGGTTCTTTCGACCATTGGGCAGCACGTGTGGCTGTCAACCAGATTGTTTTCGAGATCAGAGGAATGCTTCACGAGGCAGTTGCGAAGGATGCTTTTCGTCTGGCAGGCAACAAGTTGCCTGGTAAGTCAATCTGTCAGTATCCTATACAACCTTGACTGACTCTGTGCTAGGCCAGTGGGAGTTCGTGCACAAGGGGGAACCTCCTGTCGTTGGTATCACCAAGCTGGACGGTATTACGCTGGAGGATCTGAAGAGGCCAAGAAAGCCGGTTGCGCCCAAGGATTTGCTGGCTGAGGCCGCAAGCAAGCCAACGAGCGCTTCATCTACCACCTCGCCGTCTGCCAAGCCGTAAAGCTGATGACAGCTGGGCTGTAACATATACCACTTTCCTTGACGAGATAGCAAGTAGCAAACTCAACACAGCGGGGTGGCTGTACTATAGATGACCACGTTAGATGATCGTGGTGGGGTGTACAAAAACACGAAAAAAGAATTCATCTGCTCCGAAACATCTGTCGAAGAAAGCGGCTCAAACACTAAATGAttgagagaagagagagccACGCACTCTGTTCATCCGGCTGGTAGCAAAGGCACCTGGGACATTTACAGGGTGTGGCGTACCTTAACGTGAGCACGGGCCATGGCGCGGCAGCCACATCTGCAGAAATTCCCACTTTACGCGACAACGCGTCTTCCACAAGCATCACCAAAAAGTCCCACGTTTCCAGCCAGCTTCGGGACACAGCGCCATCAACATCGAAACAACCACAATGGCGCTCATTGTCGACAAACACAGACCGAAGTCACTGGAGGCTCTGTCGTACCATCAAGACCTGTCAGATAGGCTTAGCTCTCTTGTAAGTTCCTCGctgccgacctcgtcgcgGCCGCCCTAACATTTCACAGGCGCAAAGCGGAGATTTCCCCCATCTGCTGGTGTACGGCCCGTCTGGCGCTGGCAAGAAGACACGCATTGTCGCCACTCTCAAGGAGCTATACGGACCCGGCGTAGAGAAGATCAAGATCGATGCTCGTGTCTTCCAGACGTCTAGCAACCGCAAGCTCGAGTTCAACATTGTCGCGTCGAATTATCACCTCGAGATCACACCATCGGACGTCGGAAACTATGACCGAGTTGTCATCCAGGACCTGCTGAAAGAGGTGGCACAAACACAACAAGTTGACCAGTCGGCGAAGCAGAAGTTCAAGGTCGTGGTCATCAATGAGGCCGACCACCTCACGAGAGACGCGCAGGCGGCGCTGCGTCGGACAATGGAGAAGTACTCTCCAAACTTGCGGCTgatcctcctcgccaatTCGACGGCCAACATTATTGCCCCCATCCGATCGAGAACGCTACTCGTCAGAGTGGCTGCACCAACACACGAGCAGATCTGTGATGTCCTGGCAGTGTCAGCGAAGAAAGAGAACTGGCCCATGGTCAAGGGCCTGCACATGAGGATAGCGCAAGAGAGCGGCAGGAATCTGCGCCGAGCTTTGCTCATGTACGAGGCCGTCCACGCACAAAAGTACAGTATATCCCCTGCCCGGTGCGAAGCCGAGATTAACAAAGTGACAGCGAGAAAGTGACGGATACCACACCGATTCCCCCACCAGACTGGGAAGCTCTGATCAGCCAGATCGCGAGGGAGATCATCGACGAACACACCCCTGCTCGGATTCTTCAAGTGCGAGCAAAGCTTTACGACCTCCTGACGCATTGCAtaccggcgacgacgattCTCAAGACCCTCACCTTCAAGCTCATCCCGCTGATAGACGACGCACTGAAGGCCGAAGTGATCAAGTGGTCGGCGTTCTACGAACACCGAATCAGGATGGGCACAAAGGTCATCTTCCATCTGGAAGCATTCGTGGCCAAGTTCATGAGGATCATGGAAATGTACTTGATGAGCATGGATTTGTGAGCAAATGGTACATATCAACCAGAGGCGTTTAGGGGTTCAGACGGCATGTTGAAGTGTCGGGTGGGGTAATCATTTAATCATATCGGACCAGTGACAGAATGCAAACAAACTGCCTCGCGACTCCGAATCGGTCAGGACATTATCGTTGTCTCGCCGTCAGCCCGATTGGACGATGGCTTCAATGGAGCCCCAGGAGCTTGAAATCACGTTGAAGTACATCCAAGTGGGCGCGGCTTGTGCCCGATCGGCAGAGGGTCGCGGTAAGGTTCAGGCCCAGGAGAGATCGTACCCGACGAGGGTGTGTCGGAGTTGCCTGTATCTGGTAGGCGACGAAGTGCATCTCGTGCCTCATGCAGGTGTAAGCAGCAAGTGCAAGGGCAGGATACGATTGCATGGCCACGGCACAGCGGCGAAGACGgtcccttttttttcttcctttttttttcttcctttaCTCAACAATCTGTCATCCAACGGCCCCAACAAAGCTGAAATTCCCACATGTCTACGGGGCCCAAGATCCATCCACCGCGCGAGGCTCGGAAGCCACTGTGGGTTTTCCTTAACGGCCCATTCGAGAGGGCTCCGATTCTTCCCAAACAAGCCCGGCTACACGCTTGCGTGCTGCCTCCTGCGTGATCAACGGGCTTCTCCAGTGCCCGACAAGAGAATTAAAAGTCGAGGAAAGGGAGATTATTCGTCCGGGTTCCCGCAGAAGGACGACTAGGAGACCATATTTCGACCTGagtgcggcggcggcggcggcgggaggcgTTCCAAGCCTCCCCGCGGATGTCGGGTATGCCAAGGCCGTACTTCCATTCGTCCGTCCTATGAGACGATGGTATGTGGAACTGACCCGGATAGACAGGGAAGTTGGGGATTAGTTGCACCAAGCAAGGGACCCGGCCTTCTGGAATCATTAATGGCAAAGCAGCAGTACCTAAAACAGCGCACCACAAGCAAGCACGGGCGCAGAAACCTGGGTACCCATGGGGTAAAATGCGGGAAGTCTGTCTGGGGAGTTCAAGGATGGACGAAGGTTTTGAGGGGAAAACGTGGAGGCGTGTGATTAACCGTAGGATATCTCGAGAAATTGGCTTCGAAAATGGTCGTTGGTATGTGAATGAAGTTTCCCGGTGCTCAGTCCGATGTAGGCTAATTGATGCGCCATTCGACTTTGGTGAGAAGTATAACGGACGAGAGACGGCGCATTTTCTTCGTCTGAACAGAACTACATGGCGGCTTTTCGTCGCATGGCCCCCaaaggtacctacctacctggtAAGGTATACATACCTAAGACCTTTCTCCCGCGCCTACCTTACCCGAGGTGAGACGAATCCACTCAGAtacctttcccttcttcCACCTGCGCGAGGACGGGGCTGAACTTCCGTTCGGCCCCTCCAACCACATACTCTCACTCAATGTACCAGCCATGTCCGTAATGTTTCTCCGCGTGCAAGGTCTTGGGAGGTGGGAGTGAGCCCCCTTCTGTTATTCATACAGTCACTAGGTAGTTGCGCGGCCGAGTGCGCGGCCGCTGCGTCTTAACAAGCAGCCTCGAAAACGGTCTCCAAACTGATACAGTATCGGACGACCATGATTCCCCCGAGTGGGCTCTGCTGCTGTATCTGTAGTGCGACTGTCCACGGAGGTTATTCTGTGGATCGCGGCCGACGTCGGAGATGCCGCATTACGACGAGGAGCGCTGTCATCAACGGCCATGGCAGTGGATTCGAGGCTATTGTTGCTCTTCCAACCCGTATTAACAAGCGCAAGCCTGAGAACCCACAATCCGCAGGGACAGAAGATATTGTTTCCAAGTTGCGACTGCAGGGGTGGATGTCGCCGACCCCAGACTCTGCGAGACTTTGTTGAACCCCGGGCATTGCCAGACCCCGAAATGGTCATGATCAACGGCGGGGCCTAGCCGTCCTCGTTCTGCGACGGACCATGCTTTCTGTTCCGTAGGCGAAGCGACCCTCTCGTGGAATGCGCCAACGCGAAGACGTCGAGCTTGAGTTGAAGCAGagccaacatcaacattCAGAAATTCGCCTGCTCCTGCACCATCTCGAAGACTTGTGAGCCAAGCCAGAGCTCATTGTCATGACGATGTCATTGTTGGGGTCGCAGCCAATCACGGGGGTTTGGAACGTCACGGCATCATGGGTAGCGCGTCGCGATCAGCACCCTTCGGCCTGGGCTGGCACATTACTTCTCTGGGCGACAGTCTTAAATGGCGGCGCAATGCGGTCAGCCTAGAAGACTTTAGAGGCGCAAATCCGACGCCGCTTGGAAGAGGGGAGTGCGGGGGAATCTTGGGTGGGTGAGGGGCAATCTCTCTGTACCTCGCCGGCCGAACAACATTGTCTCTGACAACGGAGTCTGGTTGTTATGACAAATGCTTCTCAAGCTTCTGTCTGCCCTTAGACAGGACCGGCTTCCCAAGGTCAAGTTAAGTCAAAAACAACTGGTGCCAGACGCCACCTATGCCATTCACACGCCTTGACGAATTCTATTTACGACACGAGATGACAGGCCACTCCAAGTGAAGTGAAGATCAATGAAGTAGCGGACGGCGTGAGTTCACCTAATCAAAAGTTGAGAGCTCCGACCAAAGACTAGCTGGGCTTCTTCCACTTTAGCATAATGACCGATGCCATGATATAACAAGACCGACCCTAGGCAGTCAGGTTCTCGGCTTACGATCATCGACAGCAAGCAACACACGAAAAGATTGACACGCGATACTCCCATTTACGGGCAggctccggcgccggtggTGTGGAAGCGCATGTGCCGTTGACTGGAGGCAACCATACAAGGCACTTAAGATGCTCTTGgacgtcgtcaccgtcatcCGAAGGGCAGGTACGGATCGATCACGAGCAGAACGCCTGGACACACTGTTTGCTCGGCCGGTCGACGGGATATTGCTACCTCGCACTGCCGGGACTCAACACGATTTCTCGTCTGCTGATTTCTCTGACCCAGCCAACTAGCGCGGGCAACCATGTTCCCTTCCCCAGGCCGGAAGTCCCAGGACTAACCGTCAACCGACGGACCCAGGAGGATCCAGGCGCGGGTGGCAGGCGGGCATGATGGAGAAAGGTAAGGTACACACACACTACGGGTGACTTCGTCTTGTCTTTGACTGGCGGGGTGGTCTTGGGTCAAATTGGATGCGAGGGGTTGCAGGGAAGAGGGGTTCGCTGGTGGTTCGGGGCAAAGGAAAAACGCATCGACCCCCGGCCAAGCGGTAACGGCACAGCGGTACCAAGCAAGAAGCGGA
Protein-coding regions in this window:
- a CDS encoding Ribosomal protein L16p/L10e, coding for MRPNAPTALLSAFQGLRISATPSFRPLGAAIRPQLTKPLVASQILRDVRPFSSTPARQGNWLEPSIDRTKKMMKGRPRVATGGSTKGTTVIWGDYGLRMKDHHRRISAKQLKNAEDTIKMRLRGQKYRLYKRVCCNVGVYVSGNEMRMGKGKGSFDHWAARVAVNQIVFEIRGMLHEAVAKDAFRLAGNKLPGQWEFVHKGEPPVVGITKLDGITLEDLKRPRKPVAPKDLLAEAASKPTSASSTTSPSAKP
- a CDS encoding Replication factor RFC1 C terminal domain-containing protein gives rise to the protein MPDIRSFFGPKGGAAPKPPAKKVEEPVKGRRNRKVVEDSDDDDEPVPAPKPAVKAADKKKTKAEAVNGTETTASDYFSKPAKASRSAPATKADQTTKVKNEVEIRTSPRNKKTTAKPAEPAQNGSAAIKKRGTTTYTKLESDDDADAYKDDGDEEDDDIFAADVKGRNKRKNDDYAEDESEDDLLPKPKRVASRSAVAATPIKSTRATAGAKRRKTPEDDEEESEEDQPPKKKAPAKPRAPRAKKADEPEDSAYQSILNDIPTVRPPTPPAKDPDAKFDWRKNAGSGGNSSAVPPNAGSVELPEGEEECLSGLTFVFTGVLQTIGREEGQTLVKKYGGKVTGAPSSKTSYVVLGDDAGPSKLKKIRDMKIKTINEEGLFELIRRLPAYGGSGKGAEKAREKKKKDEEAIKRQALEMEQEEKARKAAAEKAAKQAAAARGTAAPTTPTAAPVQLWTSKYAPTQINHICGNKAQVEKIQAWLENWHKAKKYDFQRRGADGMGATRSIIISGPPGIGKTTSAHLAAKLAGFDVIESNASDTRSKKLVENGVSDVMNNTSLLGFFAGDGKKVDGGKKNIVLIMDEVDGMSAGDRGGVGALAKFCKKTEIPLILICNERKLPKMKPFDFVAMDVPFRRPTVEQVRSRIMTICHREGLKLPVQVIDALIEGSNKDIRQIINMISTAKLDQASMDFDKGKAMSKAWEKHVILKPWDICQKMLGGGLFAPASKTTLNEKIELYFNDHEFSYLMIQENYLRTKPMALNNRGYNKREENLKYLELVDQAAESISDGDLVDRMIHGPQQQWSLMPTHAIFSTVRPSSFVAGQLMGSNFTSWLGNNSKTGKLGRYVRELHSHMRLRSSGDANEIRQQYLPVLWDQTVRRLSVEGKDSVDEIIALMDSYYLTRDDFDAIQELGVGPQAEGRADIESKTKAAFTRTYNAMSHPIPFMKASNVMEPKKAAKQAPDLEEAIEEDDDVDVAEPAEPAEDDQLDLKGDKYIKQPKPKAKRATKKAKADDEDGDDAGVKPKKGRPSGKATAAKGKGKK
- a CDS encoding Replication factor C subunit 5, which encodes MALIVDKHRPKSLEALSYHQDLSDRLSSLAQSGDFPHLLVYGPSGAGKKTRIVATLKELYGPGVEKIKIDARVFQTSSNRKLEFNIVASNYHLEITPSDVGNYDRVVIQDLLKEVAQTQQVDQSAKQKFKVVVINEADHLTRDAQAALRRTMEKYSPNLRLILLANSTANIIAPIRSRTLLVRVAAPTHEQICDVLAVSAKKENWPMVKGLHMRIAQESGRNLRRALLMYEAVHAQNEKVTDTTPIPPPDWEALISQIAREIIDEHTPARILQVRAKLYDLLTHCIPATTILKTLTFKLIPLIDDALKAEVIKWSAFYEHRIRMGTKVIFHLEAFVAKFMRIMEMYLMSMDL